A genomic stretch from Larus michahellis chromosome 7, bLarMic1.1, whole genome shotgun sequence includes:
- the CDK5R2 gene encoding cyclin-dependent kinase 5 activator 2 produces the protein MGTVLSLSPAASSGKGGGGGGLLGDKAPGRVPGKGESRLKRPSVLISALTWKRLVAASAKKKKSTKKVTPKPGGGAPGGAPGQPDPLVVQRNRENLRKSVVGPADGAKQGPLAVPVPTVPSAPQELHPGSGGGKPPPPPAGSRPPGSPRRVVVQASTGELLRCLGDFVCRRCYRLKELSPGELISWFRSVDRSLLLQGWQDQGFITPANLVFVYLLCREALRGEDIGSQAELQAAFLTCLYLAYSYMGNEISYPLKPFLVEGDKGRFWERCLGIIQRLSAKMLRINADPHYFTQLFQDLKSEGEGGDGSKHWTISLDR, from the coding sequence ATGGGCACggtgctctccctctcccccgccgcctcctcgggcaagggcggcggcggcggggggctgctgggcgACAAGGCGCCGGGAAGGGTGCCGGGCAAGGGCGAGAGCCGGCTGAAGCGCCCCAGCGTGCTCATCTCGGCGCTCACCTGGAAGCGGCTGGTGGCCGCCTCggccaagaagaaaaagagcaccAAGAAGGTGACGCCGAAGCCCGGTggcggggccccggggggggccccgggCCAGCCTGACCCGCTGGTGGTGCAGCGCAACCGCGAGAACTTGCGCAAGTCGGTGGTGGGGCCGGCCGACGGTGCCAAGCAGGGCCCGCTGGCCGTGCCGGTGCCCACCGTGCCCTCGGCGCCGCAGGAGCTGCACCCGGGCTCCGGCGGGGGCAAaccgccaccgccgccggccGGCAGCCGGCCCCCGGGCTCCCCGCGCCGGGTGGTGGTGCAGGCGTCCACCGGCGAGCTGCTGCGCTGCTTGGGGGACTTCGTGTGCCGTCGCTGCTACCGGCTGAAGGAGCTGAGCCCCGGCGAGCTCATCTCCTGGTTCCGCAGCGTGGACCGCTCGCTgctcctgcagggctggcaggaccAGGGCTTCATCACCCCGGCCAACCTGGTGTTCGTCTACCTGCTGTGCCGGGAAGCGCTGCGGGGAGAAGACATCGGGAGCCAGGCCGAGCTGCAGGCCGCCTTCCTCACCTGCCTCTATCTCGCCTACTCCTACATGGGCAACGAGATCTCCTACCCGCTCAAGCCCTTCCTGGTGGAGGGCGACAAGGGGCGCTTCTGGGAGCGCTGCCTGGGCATCATCCAGCGCCTCAGCGCCAAGATGCTGCGAATCAACGCGGACCCGCACTACTTCACGCAACTCTTCCAGGACCTCAAGAGCGAGGGCGAGGGCGGAGACGGGTCCAAGCACTGGACGATCAGCCTGGATCGCTAA
- the FEV gene encoding protein FEV — protein sequence MADEEKPGQMCLLGAKITPDPFPVTSFSSNRAPFFTTPKAAQDKLVEMGPCSPRDFLFLFKSFPGSVGNRISFFLDAFPGFAAAAAGQARGSGRGLRGGCPRVGAGGSRSRLAPAPRLPASTPTRAPFSPPDPVGETLFKDGKSQAWGSLSPGVQKGSGQIQLWQFLLELLSDRANLNCIAWEGTNGEFKLIDPDEVARRWGERKSKPNMNYDKLSRALRYYYDKNIMTKVHGKRYAYKFDFHGLAQVCQPATPDHTLYKFQGNLAPLPFSGISKLNLMTSGVTPAGFSYWPGSSPSLYPGHGLQPSAPFSAMAASHLNNMNNHYH from the exons ATGGCTGATGAGGAAAAACCTGGCCAGATGTGTCTTTTGGGAGCCAAGATCACCCCAGACCCTTTCCCTGTTACAAGTTTCTCCTCAAATCGCGCTCCCTTCTTCACAACACCCAAGGCTGCCCAGGACAAGCTGGTGGAGATGGGGCCATGCAG CCCGCGGGATTTTCTATTCCTATTTAAAAGCTTCCCCGGCTCCGTCGGAAATCGGATTTCCTTTTTCCTGGACGCGTTTCCTGGCttcgccgccgcggcggcggggcaggcgaGGGGGagcggccgggggctgcggggaggctgcCCGCGGGTGGGCGCCGGGGGGTCGCGGTCCCGCCTGGCTccagccccccgcctccccgcctcCACTCCCACCCgcgcccctttttcccccccagatcCAGTCGGGGAAACTTTGTTCAAAGACGGCAAGAGCCAGGCGTGGGGGTCCCTCAGTCCGGGCGTGCAGAAAG GCAGCGGGCAGATCCAGCTGTGGCAgttcctgctggagctgctctcgGACCGGGCCAACCTGAACTGCATTGCCTGGGAAGGCACGAACGGGGAGTTCAAGCTGATCGACCCCGACGAGGTGGCGCGGCGCTGGGGCGAGCGGAAGAGCAAACCCAACATGAATTACGACAAGCTGAGCCGGGCGCTGCGCTACTACTACGACAAGAACATCATGACCAAGGTCCATGGCAAGCGCTACGCCTACAAGTTCGACTTCCACGGGCTGGCGCAGGTGTGCCAGCCGGCCACCCCCGATCACACCCTCTACAAATTTCAGGGCAACCTGGCTCCGCTGCCCTTCTCGGGCATCTCCAAACTCAACCTCATGACCTCAGGGGTGACACCAGCCGGCTTCTCCTACTGGCCTGGCTCCAGCCCATCCCTCTACCCTGGGCacgggctccagccctctgccccatTCAGTGCCATGGCCGCCTCCCACCTCAACAACATGAACAACCATTACCATTAG